In the Aneurinibacillus soli genome, one interval contains:
- a CDS encoding alpha/beta fold hydrolase, whose translation MGKIRVHDGSLHYTVQGSGTPLIFIHPPMLSGANFKYQLDELSNDFTVIAFDIRGHGKSEPSRQPLTYPLIVEDMKEIMNHLQVEKAFVCGYSTGGSIALEFLLTAPERALGGILVGGISEVNTWWLKNRITVGMVLANAGAISPLAFSIAWSNSDTPSTFQALVRDAKKTNKKNVGEYYRYSLMYNCTSRLHNISLPLLLVYGGKDKKFHPYGNVIHKNVTHSEFTLISNVKHQIPTKKPKELNHLIKNFILASKR comes from the coding sequence TTGCACTATACTGTTCAAGGGAGCGGAACTCCGCTTATTTTTATTCATCCTCCTATGCTTAGTGGTGCGAATTTTAAATATCAGCTCGATGAACTGTCAAACGATTTCACTGTTATTGCTTTTGACATAAGAGGGCATGGGAAAAGTGAACCTTCTAGGCAGCCTCTGACCTATCCGCTTATTGTAGAAGATATGAAAGAAATCATGAATCATCTCCAAGTGGAAAAAGCATTCGTATGTGGGTATTCAACAGGGGGTTCCATCGCCTTAGAATTTTTGTTAACGGCTCCTGAGCGGGCATTAGGTGGTATTCTTGTTGGTGGAATATCAGAGGTAAATACCTGGTGGTTAAAGAACAGAATTACAGTAGGAATGGTGCTTGCGAATGCCGGGGCGATTTCTCCGCTTGCTTTCTCGATTGCCTGGAGTAATTCTGACACACCATCCACGTTCCAAGCGTTAGTACGAGATGCTAAAAAAACCAACAAAAAAAATGTAGGAGAGTACTATCGATACAGCTTGATGTATAACTGTACAAGTCGATTGCACAACATTTCCTTGCCTCTTTTACTGGTATACGGGGGGAAAGATAAAAAATTTCATCCGTATGGTAATGTTATACACAAAAATGTAACACATAGTGAATTCACATTGATATCCAATGTGAAACATCAGATCCCGACAAAAAAGCCTAAAGAATTAAACCATCTGATTAAGAATTTTATTTTGGCTTCAAAACGATAA